From a region of the Microterricola gilva genome:
- a CDS encoding endonuclease/exonuclease/phosphatase family protein encodes MAQTRTAPGARIAARLIAVVAVLLAIAFVAHPLIPGAVGTAIATALPWLVLLVPVLVIAALLTRRRRAWLIAGLPLLAWLAVVGPLFLPLAAPASADVQPETLTVASQNVQAGSGTAAESALALADAGADVIALEELDGAAREAAADALNESHPYSYAVGTVGLWSRYPVVNEQPLELDLGWNRALAADLETPSGLVSVYVVHAASLRPGAQSDRDGMLTELAAIVERDENERVLVMGDFNATSTDPALRALQQSVSEPNRTTASLGFTWPSGMPLARIDHIFQHGLEALESSVMEAGESDHLAVLTSFAL; translated from the coding sequence ATGGCACAGACCCGCACGGCCCCCGGCGCGCGCATCGCAGCGCGCCTGATCGCCGTTGTCGCGGTGCTGCTGGCCATCGCATTCGTCGCCCACCCGCTGATCCCCGGAGCGGTCGGCACCGCGATCGCAACGGCGCTGCCGTGGCTGGTGCTGCTGGTTCCCGTGCTCGTCATCGCGGCGCTGTTGACCCGTCGTCGGCGGGCGTGGCTGATCGCCGGTCTGCCGCTGCTCGCCTGGCTGGCCGTGGTCGGACCGCTGTTTCTCCCTCTGGCGGCGCCGGCCTCCGCCGATGTCCAGCCAGAGACTCTCACGGTCGCGAGCCAGAACGTGCAGGCGGGATCCGGAACGGCCGCGGAATCCGCTCTCGCCCTGGCCGATGCCGGCGCCGACGTGATCGCACTCGAGGAACTCGACGGCGCCGCCCGTGAGGCCGCCGCCGATGCCCTGAACGAATCCCACCCGTACTCCTACGCCGTCGGCACCGTCGGGCTCTGGAGCCGGTACCCGGTCGTCAACGAACAACCGCTCGAGCTCGACCTCGGCTGGAACCGTGCTCTGGCCGCCGACCTGGAGACCCCGTCCGGCCTGGTCAGCGTCTACGTCGTGCACGCCGCCTCGCTGCGGCCAGGCGCCCAGAGCGACAGGGACGGGATGCTCACCGAGCTGGCCGCGATCGTCGAGCGCGACGAGAACGAGCGGGTCTTGGTCATGGGCGATTTCAACGCCACGAGCACCGACCCAGCACTACGGGCGCTGCAGCAGAGCGTCTCTGAGCCGAACCGCACAACGGCATCGCTCGGTTTCACCTGGCCGAGCGGGATGCCGCTTGCTCGCATCGACCACATCTTCCAGCACGGGCTGGAGGCGCTCGAAAGCTCCGTCATGGAGGCGGGGGAGAGCGACCACCTCGCCGTGCTCACCAGCTTCGCGCTCTGA
- a CDS encoding TMEM175 family protein yields the protein MTDQPRLLSPRRLEAFSDGVFAIAATLLVLDLSVDHLGSISNNDQLWHALGAISESVLSFVISFLLLCMLWMVHTRQFEYVKRVDDPVLWLNSLRLLGVVLIPFTTSVNADFSELLLGRLVLPLNFLWVLLFDWALWRYVTTSPRGLLGDMSDDEVRASSRRALGAVVTGLVVVLLAPFIGSWAFLAFAVVPPLDAAIRGRRRRRR from the coding sequence GTGACTGATCAGCCGCGACTGCTCTCACCCCGACGCCTGGAGGCGTTCTCCGACGGGGTGTTCGCGATCGCGGCGACGCTCCTGGTCCTCGACCTCTCGGTCGACCACCTCGGTTCCATCAGTAACAACGACCAGCTGTGGCATGCACTCGGCGCCATCTCGGAGAGTGTGCTCAGTTTCGTCATCAGCTTCCTGCTGCTGTGCATGTTGTGGATGGTGCACACGCGTCAGTTCGAGTACGTCAAGCGTGTCGATGACCCCGTGCTCTGGCTCAACTCCCTGCGCCTGCTCGGTGTCGTGCTCATCCCGTTCACGACGAGCGTGAACGCCGACTTCAGCGAGCTCCTGCTCGGGCGCCTGGTGCTGCCGCTGAATTTCCTCTGGGTGTTGCTCTTCGACTGGGCGCTGTGGCGCTATGTGACGACGTCGCCGCGCGGCCTGCTCGGCGACATGTCGGATGACGAGGTGCGGGCGAGCAGCAGGAGGGCGCTCGGCGCGGTCGTCACCGGCCTCGTCGTGGTTCTGCTGGCACCCTTCATCGGCTCGTGGGCATTCCTCGCCTTCGCGGTCGTTCCGCCCCTGGACGCGGCGATCCGCGGCCGCAGACGTCGGCGGCGATGA
- a CDS encoding FUSC family protein, whose translation MTSRIQAPSRVPLLQVTKVAFASVLAWLIAQLLLPTDMPIFAAIAALLVVQPSVNQTLGRAIERSVGVIAGVIVATVIAQLFGESEWIILTSIVVAIFIGWALRLTPASANQIPISAMLVLALGTTTPGYAAERIIETLIGATIGFIVTISIAPPVLLAPAKESVAALGREVAATIDRLAVALEKPLRPAELEELLLNARLLRPMQAKAADAVKQGRESLAFNPRRSRLGSAVEAEAALLDRLSPLVNRVLGMTRAVRDHYDDSLRQEPTVRAISVELKRAAHDLLLLVDASGDTVAAHDDTVEPPALTAPLVIATPHPEHWILIGSLMEDLRRVREEIVGD comes from the coding sequence ATGACTTCTCGCATCCAGGCCCCGAGCCGGGTGCCCCTGCTGCAGGTGACGAAGGTGGCATTCGCCTCCGTGCTCGCCTGGCTGATCGCGCAGTTGCTGTTGCCGACCGACATGCCGATCTTCGCCGCGATCGCCGCGCTGCTGGTCGTGCAACCGAGCGTCAACCAGACACTCGGGCGCGCCATCGAGCGCTCCGTCGGGGTCATCGCAGGCGTCATTGTCGCCACCGTCATCGCCCAGCTGTTCGGCGAGAGCGAGTGGATCATCCTGACGAGCATCGTCGTGGCGATCTTCATCGGCTGGGCGTTGCGGCTCACACCGGCATCCGCCAACCAGATTCCCATCAGCGCGATGCTCGTGCTGGCGCTCGGCACGACGACGCCAGGCTATGCGGCCGAGCGGATCATCGAGACCCTGATCGGCGCGACGATCGGCTTCATCGTGACGATCAGCATTGCCCCGCCCGTGCTGCTCGCGCCGGCCAAGGAGAGCGTCGCGGCCCTCGGCCGCGAGGTGGCAGCGACGATCGATCGGCTCGCGGTCGCGCTCGAAAAACCGCTGCGCCCCGCTGAGCTCGAGGAGCTGCTGCTCAACGCGCGTCTGCTCCGCCCGATGCAGGCGAAGGCGGCCGACGCCGTGAAGCAGGGCAGGGAGAGCCTCGCCTTCAACCCGCGCCGCTCGCGGCTCGGCAGTGCGGTCGAGGCGGAGGCCGCACTGCTCGATCGGCTCTCTCCCCTGGTCAACCGCGTGCTCGGCATGACCAGGGCGGTGCGTGACCACTACGACGACAGCCTCAGGCAGGAACCAACGGTGCGCGCGATCTCCGTCGAGCTGAAACGCGCGGCCCACGATCTGCTGCTACTGGTCGACGCGAGCGGCGACACCGTCGCGGCGCACGACGACACCGTGGAGCCGCCCGCACTGACCGCGCCCCTCGTGATCGCGACACCGCATCCGGAGCACTGGATCCTCATCGGATCGTTGATGGAGGATCTGCGGCGGGTTCGTGAGGAGATCGTCGGTGACTGA
- a CDS encoding winged helix DNA-binding domain-containing protein yields the protein MARLTAQRELALLRARAQGLFPADATRPAAVPDRLLALQGQDLAAAKWAIGARCPGATVASIDAAIDSGELVRSWPMRGTLHFVPGQDLGWMLQCTTERLLRQARPTHERQGLTSAVYERARELAVEALHGGHSLTRDEFQALLERNGIATADGRGYHLIWYLAQTGTLCWGPTAGNAQALVLLDEWVPEPRRLERDEALAEFLLRYIRGHGPATLQDFVWWSKVTMAEAKRGLAIARPLLAERRFAETSYWVAAEADGAVADAAERRRFAASVWLLPAFDEYFLGYRDREVAADIEHHGRIVPGKNGVFQPIIVAGGRVVGTWKRRAVAGSRLHVTAEPFTELSAGQLAGIRRDGRRYARFLGLTLQD from the coding sequence ATGGCACGGCTCACCGCACAGCGCGAACTCGCACTCCTGCGGGCCAGGGCGCAGGGCCTGTTCCCCGCGGATGCCACGAGGCCAGCCGCCGTCCCCGACCGTCTGCTCGCGCTCCAGGGGCAGGATCTCGCGGCCGCGAAGTGGGCGATCGGCGCCCGCTGCCCCGGTGCGACCGTTGCGTCGATCGACGCGGCGATCGACTCCGGAGAGCTGGTGCGCTCCTGGCCGATGCGCGGAACGCTGCACTTTGTTCCAGGGCAGGACCTCGGGTGGATGCTGCAGTGCACGACCGAGCGTCTGCTGCGCCAGGCCAGGCCGACGCACGAGCGGCAGGGTCTGACGAGTGCGGTGTACGAGCGGGCACGGGAACTGGCCGTCGAGGCGCTCCACGGAGGCCACAGCCTCACCCGCGACGAGTTCCAGGCACTGCTGGAGCGCAACGGCATCGCGACAGCCGACGGCCGCGGCTACCACCTGATCTGGTACCTCGCGCAGACGGGAACGCTCTGTTGGGGGCCGACGGCCGGCAACGCGCAGGCCCTGGTGCTGCTGGACGAGTGGGTCCCCGAGCCCAGGCGGCTCGAGCGGGACGAGGCGCTGGCCGAGTTCCTGCTGCGGTACATCCGCGGCCACGGTCCGGCGACCCTGCAGGACTTCGTCTGGTGGAGCAAGGTGACCATGGCGGAGGCGAAGCGTGGGCTCGCGATCGCGCGCCCGCTGCTGGCCGAGCGGCGTTTCGCGGAGACCAGCTACTGGGTCGCGGCCGAGGCGGACGGCGCTGTCGCCGACGCGGCCGAACGGCGTCGCTTCGCGGCATCCGTCTGGCTGCTGCCGGCATTCGACGAGTACTTCCTCGGCTACCGGGACAGGGAGGTCGCCGCCGACATCGAGCACCACGGGCGCATCGTGCCGGGCAAGAACGGCGTGTTCCAGCCGATCATCGTCGCCGGCGGCCGTGTCGTCGGAACGTGGAAGAGGCGGGCAGTTGCCGGCTCCAGGCTGCACGTCACGGCCGAGCCCTTCACCGAGCTGAGCGCGGGGCAGCTGGCCGGCATCCGACGTGATGGACGCAGATACGCGCGCTTTCTCGGGCTCACCCTGCAGGACTAG
- a CDS encoding ABC-F family ATP-binding cassette domain-containing protein, with translation MLSVQDLEIRVGARVLMENVNFRVSAGDKIGLVGRNGAGKTTLTKTLAGETLPTGGTIERSGEIGYLPQDPRSGDPEMMARTRILDARGLGTIVLEMQQATLDMGSSDEAVAAAGMKKYGNLTDRFQALGGYAAEAEAASIASNLNLPDRILEQPLKTLSGGQRRRIELARILFSDAGTMILDEPTNHLDADSVVWLREFLKNYKGGFIVITHDIELVGETVNRVFYLDANRMVIDTYNMNWKNYQRQRAADEERRKKERSNAEKKAGVLQMQAARFGAKASKAAAAHQMVARAEKLLAGLDEVRVADRVAKLRFPTPAPCGKTPLMAENLSKSYGSLEIFTAVDLAIDRGSKVVIIGLNGAGKTTLLRILGGADQPDTGSLVPGHGLRIGYFAQEHETIDVGRTVLENMVSSSPNITETEARKVLGSFLFTGDDGHKKAGVLSGGEKTRLALAMIVVSGANVLLLDEPTNNLDPASRLEILDALAHFEGAVVLVSHDPGAVEALNPERVLILPDGVEDHWNKDYADLIALA, from the coding sequence GTGCTGAGCGTTCAAGACCTCGAGATTCGCGTCGGAGCGCGCGTGCTCATGGAGAACGTGAATTTTCGCGTATCCGCCGGTGACAAGATCGGTCTGGTCGGTCGCAACGGTGCAGGCAAGACCACGCTGACCAAGACACTCGCGGGGGAGACCCTGCCAACAGGCGGCACCATCGAGCGCAGCGGCGAGATCGGCTACCTGCCGCAGGACCCTCGCTCCGGTGACCCGGAGATGATGGCGCGCACCCGCATCCTCGACGCCCGCGGTCTTGGCACCATCGTGCTCGAGATGCAGCAGGCGACGCTTGACATGGGCAGCAGCGACGAGGCCGTGGCCGCGGCCGGCATGAAGAAGTACGGCAACCTCACCGACCGCTTCCAGGCGCTCGGCGGCTACGCGGCCGAGGCGGAGGCCGCGTCGATCGCGAGCAACCTGAACCTGCCCGACCGCATCCTCGAGCAGCCTCTCAAGACCCTCTCCGGTGGTCAGCGCCGCCGCATCGAGCTTGCCCGCATCCTGTTCTCGGATGCCGGCACCATGATCCTCGATGAGCCGACCAACCACCTCGACGCCGATTCCGTCGTCTGGTTGCGCGAGTTCCTGAAGAACTACAAGGGCGGCTTCATCGTCATCACCCACGACATCGAGCTCGTCGGCGAGACCGTGAACCGCGTGTTCTACCTGGACGCCAACCGCATGGTCATCGACACCTACAACATGAACTGGAAGAACTACCAGCGTCAGCGCGCCGCCGACGAGGAGCGCCGCAAGAAGGAGCGCTCCAACGCCGAGAAGAAGGCCGGCGTTCTGCAGATGCAGGCCGCCCGCTTCGGCGCCAAGGCGTCCAAGGCCGCGGCGGCGCACCAGATGGTCGCCCGCGCCGAGAAGCTGCTCGCCGGCCTCGACGAGGTGCGCGTCGCCGACCGCGTCGCAAAGCTCCGGTTCCCGACCCCCGCCCCCTGCGGCAAGACGCCGCTGATGGCCGAGAACCTCAGCAAGAGCTACGGTTCACTCGAGATCTTCACGGCCGTCGACCTGGCCATCGACCGCGGCTCCAAGGTCGTCATCATCGGCCTGAACGGTGCCGGAAAGACGACGCTGCTGCGCATCCTCGGCGGCGCCGACCAGCCGGACACCGGCTCGCTTGTTCCCGGCCACGGCCTGCGCATCGGCTACTTCGCGCAGGAGCACGAGACGATCGACGTGGGCCGCACCGTGCTCGAGAACATGGTCTCCTCCTCGCCGAACATCACCGAGACCGAGGCGCGCAAAGTGCTGGGCTCGTTCCTGTTCACCGGCGACGACGGCCACAAGAAGGCGGGCGTGCTCTCCGGTGGCGAGAAGACCCGTCTGGCCCTGGCCATGATCGTCGTCTCCGGCGCCAACGTGCTTCTGCTCGACGAGCCCACGAACAACCTCGACCCCGCTAGCCGACTCGAGATCCTCGATGCGCTCGCGCACTTCGAGGGCGCCGTCGTCCTCGTCAGCCACGACCCCGGCGCCGTCGAGGCGCTGAACCCGGAGCGCGTGCTGATCCTGCCCGACGGCGTCGAGGACCACTGGAACAAGGACTACGCGGACCTCATCGCCCTGGCCTGA
- a CDS encoding GNAT family N-acetyltransferase, which translates to MLIDLVLPTSLETRAGDVTMRRATAGDLDALMTLLSDDPISSSRGDIAHVDDRGAYLAALEQIVQDAANELLVVVDGADVPIATMQLTRIPGMARRGSTRLLVEAVRVNSALRSSGIGGAMMRWVTDVAAPTLGSSLVQLTSDAARTDAHRFYERLGFVGSHVGFKYPVV; encoded by the coding sequence ATGCTCATCGATCTCGTACTGCCGACAAGCCTCGAGACCCGTGCGGGAGACGTCACCATGCGGCGGGCGACCGCGGGCGATCTCGACGCACTGATGACACTGCTCTCCGATGACCCGATCAGCAGTTCGCGTGGCGACATCGCCCACGTTGACGACCGTGGCGCGTACCTGGCCGCGCTGGAGCAGATCGTCCAGGATGCCGCGAACGAGCTGCTCGTGGTCGTCGATGGAGCGGATGTGCCCATAGCGACCATGCAACTGACGCGGATCCCCGGAATGGCGCGGCGGGGTTCGACGCGCCTGCTCGTCGAGGCCGTGCGGGTGAACAGCGCGCTGCGCTCCTCCGGAATCGGCGGGGCCATGATGCGCTGGGTCACCGACGTGGCCGCGCCGACGCTCGGTTCAAGCCTGGTGCAGCTCACCTCGGATGCCGCGAGGACCGACGCGCATCGCTTCTACGAGCGCCTCGGTTTCGTCGGCTCCCACGTGGGGTTCAAGTACCCCGTCGTCTAG